Proteins from a single region of Bacteroidales bacterium:
- a CDS encoding M14 family zinc carboxypeptidase, which yields MLNRIIAVILFFSLTFSGVAQELDKLFDGRVEIYFRFPRESVNTLQTNIFSIVTIDQIDSQYFYAYANKRQMAQFLSLGLPFEKLTPPSMLLKLSQLNMKKKTIIRKNTQTTWNFYPTYSNYLSIMQQFQSTYPGICKIDTIGYSVQNRLILVAKISDNVAMDEAEPKIFLSSTMHGDETTGYVLLLHLIDYLLSNYGTLPRITNIVNNAQLYINPLANPDGTYAGGNNTVNGATRYNANGEDLNRNFPVPDGSQGDDGTYAQEIETQKFVQFAKKHNFVVGFNYHGGAELANYPWDYKTADHPDRAWFVYVSKEYADTAQFNSPAGYFDDNNPGSDYPGVIEGATWYIVKGSRQDFSNYNGHCREVTLEISSTKLPPASSLENYWNYNYRSILNFIEQGMYGIRGIVTDACTGQPIKALITILSHDADSSHVYSSPLHGDYYRPIIAGTWNMSVSAPGYQTATINNVTVTNKSVVVRNVSLIPNSPTANFIANKTYTCDGKIQFTNTGTYPQGSTFLWSFGDGSTSTDEHPFHEYTQNGTYTVKLKITSCAGIDSMVKVGYIVVDRPDQPVVLGDTICGGQSATLTSTGSEPHWFSSPGGQELYVGNTWITPPIFQDTTFYVSDFITENYQGGKPDSAGVGGYYTFTTQHGLVFSCTEPVTLKSVTVYANSAGNRTITLKDENNNTVWTHTVNVSAGMNVINIQKPLPVGNNMKLLGPPVPNLFRNGSNTAPDLPYPYNIGNVINITSSTATTSPYKYYYYFYNWVIEKSCQSAYAEVPVKVNPLPIANFYHELAGNIVSFYNTSQYATSYYWNFGDGVVSTLPNPVHEYNHPGQYEVYLVASNNCGSDTLKQLIDVISSEEEVILFLVFPNPVEHYLNIEKAEEITYLEILTIDGKILFKTRNMGAQTLSIDFSSFEKGLYMLVLHAKNKTHQLLIQKK from the coding sequence ATGTTAAATAGAATAATTGCTGTAATTCTTTTCTTTTCTCTGACTTTTTCGGGGGTTGCCCAGGAATTAGATAAACTTTTTGATGGTAGAGTAGAAATTTATTTTCGCTTTCCTCGCGAATCTGTGAACACCTTACAGACCAATATTTTCTCCATAGTAACTATTGATCAGATCGATTCTCAGTATTTTTATGCCTACGCAAATAAAAGACAAATGGCTCAGTTTCTTTCCCTCGGTTTACCTTTTGAAAAACTTACACCTCCCAGTATGTTGCTTAAGCTTTCGCAACTTAACATGAAGAAAAAAACCATTATTCGAAAAAATACTCAAACAACATGGAACTTTTATCCTACGTACAGCAACTATTTGAGCATCATGCAACAATTTCAATCAACCTATCCAGGTATTTGTAAGATTGATACCATAGGCTATTCAGTTCAGAACAGATTAATTCTTGTGGCTAAAATCAGCGATAACGTTGCTATGGATGAAGCAGAACCCAAAATATTTCTCTCCAGTACTATGCATGGCGATGAAACAACAGGATATGTTTTGCTTTTACATTTGATTGATTATTTGTTGAGTAATTATGGTACTTTGCCAAGGATAACGAATATTGTGAACAATGCTCAACTTTACATCAATCCACTTGCTAACCCTGATGGAACTTATGCGGGAGGTAATAATACTGTGAATGGAGCAACACGGTATAATGCTAATGGGGAAGATCTGAATCGCAATTTCCCCGTCCCAGATGGGTCGCAGGGTGATGATGGCACTTACGCTCAGGAGATTGAGACGCAAAAATTTGTTCAATTTGCCAAGAAACACAATTTTGTGGTTGGGTTTAACTATCATGGTGGAGCCGAATTGGCAAATTATCCTTGGGATTATAAGACTGCAGACCATCCAGATAGGGCTTGGTTCGTTTACGTAAGTAAAGAGTATGCAGATACAGCTCAATTTAATAGCCCTGCTGGTTATTTCGACGATAACAATCCTGGATCTGATTATCCTGGTGTCATCGAAGGTGCCACATGGTACATTGTGAAAGGTTCTCGGCAAGATTTTAGCAATTATAACGGGCATTGTCGAGAGGTAACACTTGAAATTTCGTCGACTAAATTGCCTCCTGCTTCTAGTCTTGAAAACTATTGGAATTATAATTATCGATCTATATTAAATTTTATAGAGCAAGGAATGTACGGCATACGAGGCATAGTTACCGATGCTTGTACAGGGCAACCTATTAAGGCTTTGATAACTATACTTTCCCATGATGCTGATTCTTCGCATGTATATTCCTCCCCATTGCACGGAGATTATTATCGTCCCATCATTGCTGGAACATGGAATATGTCAGTATCTGCTCCTGGTTATCAAACTGCTACCATTAATAACGTGACTGTTACCAATAAATCTGTGGTTGTGCGAAATGTGTCTCTTATACCAAATTCTCCAACAGCTAATTTCATTGCCAACAAAACTTACACTTGTGATGGAAAGATTCAATTTACCAATACAGGGACTTATCCTCAGGGTAGTACATTTTTGTGGAGTTTTGGTGATGGAAGTACCTCGACCGACGAACATCCTTTTCATGAGTATACGCAAAACGGGACATATACTGTAAAGCTTAAAATTACATCTTGTGCAGGCATTGATAGCATGGTTAAGGTAGGATATATTGTCGTCGATCGTCCTGACCAACCAGTGGTTTTGGGTGATACCATTTGTGGAGGGCAATCAGCAACTTTAACTTCTACGGGTAGTGAGCCACATTGGTTTTCCTCACCTGGAGGTCAAGAGTTATATGTAGGGAACACATGGATCACTCCACCTATCTTTCAAGATACTACTTTTTATGTGAGTGACTTCATTACTGAAAATTATCAGGGAGGTAAACCCGATAGTGCTGGAGTTGGAGGCTACTACACTTTTACTACTCAGCATGGCCTAGTTTTTTCATGTACAGAGCCTGTAACTTTAAAAAGTGTTACGGTTTATGCTAATTCTGCCGGAAACAGAACCATTACCCTCAAAGATGAGAACAACAATACTGTCTGGACACATACAGTCAATGTTTCAGCAGGCATGAACGTAATTAACATTCAGAAACCCCTTCCAGTAGGAAATAATATGAAGCTTCTTGGCCCTCCCGTTCCAAATTTATTTAGAAATGGTTCCAATACTGCACCAGATTTACCTTATCCTTACAACATCGGTAATGTAATTAACATTACTTCAAGCACAGCCACTACTTCTCCTTATAAGTATTACTATTATTTTTATAATTGGGTTATCGAGAAAAGTTGTCAGTCGGCTTATGCGGAAGTGCCTGTGAAAGTTAACCCTTTGCCTATTGCAAATTTTTACCATGAATTGGCGGGAAACATAGTTAGTTTCTACAATACTTCACAGTATGCAACGTCTTATTATTGGAATTTTGGCGATGGAGTTGTTTCAACTTTACCAAATCCTGTCCATGAATACAATCATCCAGGTCAGTACGAAGTATACCTTGTTGCATCCAATAATTGTGGCAGTGACACATTAAAGCAGTTGATTGATGTAATTTCATCAGAAGAAGAAGTAATATTATTTCTTGTTTTTCCCAATCCCGTAGAACACTATTTGAACATCGAGAAAGCTGAAGAAATAACTTATCTTGAAATTTTGACAATCGATGGGAAAATTCTTTTCAAAACTCGAAATATGGGAGCTCAAACTCTAAGCATAGATTTTTCATCCTTCGAAAAAGGACTATATATGTTAGTGTTGCATGCAAAAAATAAAACTCATCAATTGCTGATCCAGAAAAAATAA
- the dapA gene encoding 4-hydroxy-tetrahydrodipicolinate synthase, translating to MEEISLQGTGVALVTPFNEDLSVDEEAYLRLVEYVVEGGVDFLVLFGTTGESPTVLLQEKERILKKVDALLHGKVPIVIGFGGNNTSELVKQIKAFDFTGASYILSVVPYYNKPSQEGMIAHFQAVAEVSPLPVILYNVPGRTVVNMEPETTIMLANSSPKFVAIKDATDNVDKFMSLMAKKPVSFKVFAGDDALTFPFLALGAHGTISVIANAYPSFFSKMVSACLKNNWETARKYHYMILPLLHTLLTMGNPAGIKAILSMKNLIKHQFRLPLVPLPEEKIRILKKAVDDFENATKYENVK from the coding sequence ATGGAAGAAATATCATTGCAAGGAACAGGCGTTGCGCTAGTGACACCTTTTAATGAAGATTTATCCGTAGACGAAGAGGCGTACTTACGACTTGTGGAATATGTTGTCGAAGGTGGGGTTGATTTTCTCGTCCTTTTTGGAACAACCGGAGAATCTCCTACGGTTCTTTTACAGGAGAAGGAACGTATTCTAAAAAAAGTTGATGCTTTACTGCACGGCAAAGTCCCCATAGTTATAGGTTTTGGAGGGAATAATACAAGCGAATTGGTAAAACAAATTAAGGCCTTCGATTTTACAGGTGCTTCATACATTTTATCTGTTGTTCCCTATTATAACAAACCCTCTCAGGAAGGGATGATTGCTCATTTTCAGGCTGTAGCTGAAGTTTCACCTTTGCCAGTGATTCTATATAACGTTCCTGGAAGAACAGTTGTAAATATGGAACCTGAAACTACTATCATGCTTGCAAATAGTTCTCCAAAATTTGTGGCTATTAAAGATGCAACAGATAATGTTGATAAATTCATGAGTTTAATGGCAAAAAAACCTGTTTCTTTTAAGGTTTTTGCAGGAGATGATGCATTGACTTTCCCTTTTCTAGCGTTGGGGGCGCATGGAACCATTTCAGTGATAGCCAATGCTTATCCTTCATTTTTTTCTAAAATGGTGTCCGCTTGTCTGAAAAATAATTGGGAAACAGCTCGAAAATACCATTATATGATTTTACCATTGTTGCATACTTTGTTAACAATGGGTAATCCTGCTGGAATTAAAGCTATTTTATCTATGAAAAATTTGATCAAGCATCAATTTCGTTTACCCCTTGTTCCACTGCCTGAAGAAAAAATACGCATATTAAAAAAAGCTGTTGACGATTTCGAAAATGCAACAAAATATGAAAATGTTAAATAG
- a CDS encoding PDZ domain-containing protein has translation MRILFWIIAFTMIINNVCSQDYQDLRLMRFPTISDKYISFTYAGDIYIVSKEGGMARRLTSGDGYEMFPRFSPDGQWIAFTGQYDGNTEVYVMPAEGGVPRRLTFTATLSRDDVSDRMGPNNIVMGWTPDGKKIIFRSRGKSFNDFIGHLFMVSLDGGMPEQLPLSTGGFCSFSPDGKKLAFNRVFREFRTWKYYTGGMADDIRVFDFTTKKVEKITDNIHQDIIPMWIGDEIYFISDRDRTMNLFSYNVVTKETRKVTNFTDYDIKFPSSNGKEIVFEKGGYLYIFDPKTQQVKKITVSIANDFKFSRTSLIDATPYIQMVSLSPRGERLAVVARGEVFSVPAKSGVTRNLTKSSNSNDRNAVWSPDGKTIAFLSDRSGEFEIWTVSADGKESPKQITKGADTYYYSLLWSPDGKKILFNDKKLRLRYVDVETKKIFDVAQSGVWEYTSFNWSPDSKWIAYTEPQKTGMNQVILYELATGKKIEVTNTWYESYHPSFSSDGKYLVLISDRDFNPVYSQTEWNHAYTNMSKVYLVMLSSRVPNPLAPENNEEGEKTKPNDVKSGSEKSDNSVITVEVDPSGIQSRIIALPIKPSNYWNPTMIDKQIYYLRKGEFEEKATLLMYDLEKRKEIEITKADGYEISRDGKKMMIVQDKKYYVIDLPKGEVKLEQPAPFDDLKCMVNRQEEWKQIYYEVWRQMRDFFYVPNMHGVNWEQIKEKYAVLLPYVNNRHDLNYIIGEMIGELNVGHAYIGGGDVPKPPRIEMGLLAADFEKSEGGYFRVKSILKGENWSERLRSPLTEVGVDVKVGDYILSIDGVSTTEVANIYELLTGKANKLVEIWVNSAPNWNGARRVVVKPLSSEADLIYLNWVQKNIEYVEKKTNGQVGYIHIPDMSVEGLNEFAKYFYPQLNKKALIIDDRGNGGGNVSPMIMERLMRVPTRANMARNVTVPGQTPTRLMLGPKVVLINQYSASDGDLFPYAFKKHKLGKVIGVRSWGGVVGIRGTLYFVDGTVLNKPEFASYDIDESKWIIEGWGVDPDIVVDNDPYEEFMGKDAQLDKAIEVILEELKNYKPIPPIPEPPDKSR, from the coding sequence ATGAGAATATTGTTCTGGATAATTGCTTTTACTATGATAATTAATAACGTATGTTCCCAAGATTACCAGGATTTGCGATTGATGCGCTTCCCTACCATTTCTGATAAGTACATATCTTTCACCTATGCAGGTGATATTTACATTGTTTCTAAGGAGGGAGGGATGGCAAGAAGATTGACTTCTGGAGACGGGTATGAGATGTTTCCGCGTTTTTCGCCTGATGGTCAGTGGATTGCATTTACAGGACAATATGATGGTAACACAGAAGTGTATGTAATGCCAGCCGAAGGTGGCGTACCTAGGCGTTTAACTTTTACAGCAACTCTTTCAAGAGATGATGTTTCTGATCGAATGGGGCCCAACAACATTGTCATGGGGTGGACACCCGATGGAAAAAAAATTATTTTTCGTTCGCGTGGTAAGAGTTTCAATGATTTTATAGGGCACCTTTTTATGGTATCACTGGATGGTGGCATGCCTGAACAATTGCCACTAAGCACTGGAGGTTTCTGTTCATTTTCTCCGGATGGCAAGAAACTCGCATTTAATCGTGTTTTTCGAGAATTTCGTACGTGGAAGTACTACACCGGCGGAATGGCTGATGATATCCGTGTTTTTGATTTTACAACAAAGAAGGTTGAAAAAATTACCGATAATATTCATCAGGATATTATTCCTATGTGGATTGGTGATGAAATTTATTTTATTTCTGATCGAGATCGAACCATGAATCTTTTTTCGTATAATGTAGTTACTAAAGAAACCAGGAAGGTAACAAATTTTACGGATTATGACATTAAATTTCCTAGTTCTAATGGAAAGGAAATAGTTTTTGAAAAAGGAGGATATCTGTATATTTTTGATCCTAAAACGCAACAAGTAAAAAAAATAACTGTTAGCATTGCTAATGACTTTAAGTTTTCTCGAACATCTTTAATTGATGCAACGCCTTATATCCAGATGGTAAGTCTTTCACCCCGAGGAGAAAGATTAGCTGTGGTTGCTCGAGGAGAAGTCTTTTCTGTTCCTGCCAAAAGTGGTGTAACAAGAAATCTGACAAAAAGTTCTAATTCAAATGATCGTAATGCTGTATGGAGTCCTGATGGAAAAACTATAGCATTTCTCAGTGATAGGTCAGGTGAGTTTGAAATCTGGACTGTCTCTGCCGATGGAAAGGAATCACCGAAGCAAATTACCAAAGGAGCCGATACCTATTATTATTCTTTGCTTTGGTCTCCCGACGGAAAAAAAATACTATTCAACGACAAGAAACTACGTCTACGTTATGTTGATGTAGAAACTAAGAAAATATTTGATGTAGCTCAAAGCGGCGTATGGGAGTACACCAGTTTTAATTGGAGTCCTGACAGTAAGTGGATTGCCTACACCGAACCTCAGAAAACTGGAATGAACCAGGTTATTCTTTACGAATTAGCGACAGGCAAGAAAATCGAAGTTACTAATACGTGGTATGAGTCTTACCATCCTTCTTTTAGCTCGGATGGTAAATACCTCGTTCTCATAAGCGATAGAGATTTCAATCCTGTGTATAGCCAAACTGAATGGAATCATGCTTATACCAATATGTCGAAGGTGTATCTTGTTATGCTTTCTTCGAGGGTTCCTAATCCTTTGGCACCAGAAAATAATGAGGAAGGTGAAAAAACGAAACCTAATGATGTGAAATCGGGTTCTGAAAAATCGGATAATTCAGTCATTACTGTTGAGGTAGACCCAAGTGGAATTCAAAGTAGAATCATAGCACTTCCTATCAAGCCATCAAACTATTGGAATCCAACCATGATTGACAAGCAAATTTATTATTTACGAAAAGGTGAATTTGAAGAAAAAGCTACTCTTCTGATGTATGACCTGGAAAAAAGAAAGGAAATTGAGATTACCAAAGCAGATGGTTATGAAATATCGCGCGATGGTAAAAAGATGATGATAGTTCAGGACAAGAAGTATTATGTGATAGATTTGCCAAAAGGTGAAGTAAAGCTTGAACAACCAGCACCTTTCGACGATCTCAAGTGTATGGTGAATCGACAAGAAGAATGGAAACAGATTTATTACGAAGTATGGCGCCAAATGAGAGATTTTTTCTACGTTCCCAACATGCATGGGGTAAATTGGGAACAAATCAAAGAAAAATATGCAGTTTTATTACCATATGTCAACAACAGACATGATCTGAATTACATCATAGGTGAAATGATTGGAGAATTAAATGTAGGACATGCATATATTGGTGGCGGTGATGTACCTAAACCTCCGAGAATAGAAATGGGTTTATTAGCTGCAGATTTTGAAAAGTCAGAAGGTGGTTACTTTAGGGTTAAAAGCATTTTGAAAGGAGAAAACTGGTCTGAAAGACTTCGTAGTCCTCTGACAGAAGTAGGGGTTGATGTAAAAGTTGGAGATTATATCCTTTCCATAGATGGTGTTTCTACTACTGAAGTAGCAAACATTTATGAATTGCTTACTGGCAAAGCAAACAAATTGGTAGAAATTTGGGTAAATTCTGCGCCAAATTGGAATGGAGCACGAAGAGTGGTAGTCAAACCACTTTCGTCTGAAGCTGATTTGATTTATCTAAATTGGGTTCAAAAAAATATTGAATATGTAGAAAAGAAGACCAATGGTCAAGTTGGATATATTCATATACCCGACATGAGTGTCGAAGGATTGAATGAATTTGCTAAATACTTTTATCCTCAGCTGAATAAAAAAGCTCTTATTATTGATGATCGAGGTAATGGAGGAGGAAATGTTAGCCCTATGATCATGGAACGGTTGATGCGAGTTCCAACTCGGGCTAACATGGCTAGAAACGTAACTGTTCCTGGCCAAACACCAACAAGGCTCATGCTCGGGCCTAAAGTGGTACTTATAAATCAATATTCTGCATCGGATGGTGATCTGTTCCCTTATGCATTTAAAAAACACAAGCTTGGAAAAGTAATCGGTGTACGTTCTTGGGGAGGAGTTGTGGGGATTAGAGGTACTCTCTATTTTGTTGACGGAACTGTTTTGAACAAACCTGAGTTTGCAAGTTATGACATAGACGAAAGTAAATGGATCATAGAAGGATGGGGTGTTGATCCTGACATCGTGGTTGATAATGACCCTTATGAAGAGTTCATGGGTAAAGATGCTCAGTTAGATAAAGCAATCGAGGTCATCCTGGAAGAGTTAAAAAATTACAAACCAATTCCTCCTATTCCTGAACCACCCGACAAATCTCGTTAA
- a CDS encoding ABC transporter permease codes for MKKIGLIIWREFITRVRKPVFIIMTILGPILMALLIVVPIYLAQLSDQPKEVAVVDETGLFYGRFPQLNWLKFSYPAMDVETLKSNLKKSSYDAILYIPTSVINGPANVRLIMKKELGFQVREIIKSVIAYELKSHRLALAGVDKSLLKDIEVSVNIDSYVVRGKNEEMSFSDLRYFIGFLASTLIYIFIIIYGSMVMRGVIEEKSSRIVEILVSSVKPFELMMGKIVGIALVGLMQFVLWIILTFTFVMGIKTIDPSLFTYREPVKLELKNKGLTPEEAQAIQQNIELSQSQLNQILEGIRHIEFGNILGAFLFYFVFGYLLYAAMFAAIGSLVDNETDTQQFVLPITVPLLLGIISINFVLNNPDGPVSFWLSIIPFTSPISMMARIPFTPPVTWWHFILSAVLLILFFILTVWLSGKIYRTGILLYGKKITWREVFKWFLR; via the coding sequence ATGAAAAAAATTGGTCTTATCATTTGGCGTGAGTTTATTACTCGAGTGAGGAAGCCTGTATTCATTATTATGACTATTTTGGGTCCCATTTTAATGGCTTTGCTTATCGTTGTGCCTATTTATCTAGCTCAGCTGTCTGACCAGCCAAAGGAAGTGGCGGTAGTTGATGAAACAGGATTGTTTTATGGGAGATTCCCTCAACTTAACTGGCTTAAATTCAGTTATCCTGCCATGGACGTAGAAACTCTCAAATCCAATTTGAAGAAATCTTCATACGATGCTATTCTTTATATTCCCACTTCTGTAATCAATGGCCCTGCCAATGTTCGTCTGATCATGAAAAAGGAGTTGGGTTTTCAGGTGCGAGAGATCATTAAAAGTGTTATAGCTTATGAGTTGAAGTCTCATCGTCTTGCACTTGCCGGAGTTGATAAATCTTTGTTGAAAGATATCGAAGTCAGCGTAAACATCGATTCTTACGTTGTGAGGGGTAAGAATGAAGAGATGAGTTTTTCAGATTTGAGATATTTTATTGGGTTTCTCGCTTCTACATTGATCTATATTTTTATCATCATTTATGGTTCTATGGTCATGCGTGGCGTAATTGAGGAAAAATCTAGTCGTATTGTAGAGATTCTTGTAAGTTCCGTGAAGCCATTTGAACTCATGATGGGAAAAATTGTGGGAATCGCTTTGGTTGGACTGATGCAATTTGTTTTATGGATCATTCTGACTTTTACTTTTGTCATGGGTATCAAAACTATTGATCCATCCTTGTTTACTTATCGTGAACCTGTCAAACTCGAGTTAAAAAACAAAGGACTAACCCCAGAAGAAGCCCAGGCAATTCAGCAAAACATAGAACTTTCACAAAGCCAGTTAAATCAAATACTCGAAGGGATCAGGCATATTGAATTTGGAAATATCTTGGGAGCATTCCTTTTTTATTTTGTCTTTGGTTATTTGCTTTATGCGGCCATGTTTGCAGCCATAGGATCGTTGGTAGATAACGAAACTGATACTCAACAGTTCGTATTGCCTATAACAGTTCCTCTTTTGTTGGGCATTATAAGCATTAATTTCGTGCTCAACAATCCCGATGGGCCTGTTTCGTTTTGGTTGTCCATCATTCCATTTACGTCTCCTATCAGTATGATGGCTCGAATTCCATTTACACCTCCAGTTACGTGGTGGCATTTTATACTTTCAGCTGTTTTATTGATTCTGTTTTTTATTTTAACAGTTTGGCTTTCGGGGAAGATTTATAGGACAGGAATTCTTTTATATGGAAAAAAGATCACATGGCGTGAAGTTTTCAAATGGTTTTTACGATGA
- a CDS encoding ATP-binding cassette domain-containing protein, producing MVSIEVDGISKSFGSYKALDHVTLSIGKGKVFGLLGPNGAGKTTLIRILMQIYAPDEGEVRIDGKKLSPDHMGLMGYLPEERGLYKKMTVGEQALFFAQLKGMNRSKAEKELKKWFEKFDILSWWNRKVEELSKGMAQKVQFIITVVHRPKLIIFDEPFSGFDPINVELLKNELLNLRNDATILFSTHDMKSVEELCDEIALINKSKIILSGEVGEIKKRFNTNVFAFRFQYEGKPETFFTHGTEIRYLQKMKEFWEAIIYIPDQNNLKQILQNIVQQGYLLAYYEVLPSFHSIFISQVTGQPINEVIKYEKNWSYHLA from the coding sequence ATGGTATCCATTGAGGTAGATGGTATTAGTAAGTCTTTTGGTTCTTATAAAGCCTTAGATCATGTAACCTTAAGCATAGGTAAAGGAAAAGTATTTGGTTTGCTTGGCCCCAATGGTGCTGGCAAAACGACACTTATTCGTATTCTTATGCAGATTTACGCTCCTGATGAGGGAGAAGTTCGCATAGATGGGAAAAAACTTTCTCCAGATCACATGGGTTTAATGGGGTATTTACCTGAGGAGCGCGGACTTTATAAGAAGATGACTGTGGGCGAGCAAGCTCTTTTTTTTGCACAGTTAAAAGGAATGAATCGTTCAAAAGCTGAAAAAGAGCTTAAAAAGTGGTTTGAAAAATTTGATATTCTTTCGTGGTGGAATCGCAAAGTGGAAGAACTTTCTAAAGGAATGGCTCAGAAAGTGCAATTCATTATTACAGTTGTTCATCGTCCGAAACTTATTATCTTCGACGAACCGTTCAGTGGATTTGATCCTATTAATGTTGAACTTCTTAAAAACGAACTTCTCAACTTACGTAACGACGCTACCATTCTTTTTTCGACTCACGATATGAAAAGCGTCGAAGAACTTTGTGATGAAATTGCTCTTATCAACAAATCAAAAATTATTTTAAGTGGTGAAGTAGGTGAAATAAAAAAACGTTTTAATACCAATGTTTTTGCATTTCGTTTTCAGTATGAAGGAAAACCAGAAACTTTTTTTACTCATGGAACTGAGATTAGATATCTACAGAAAATGAAGGAGTTTTGGGAAGCTATAATTTACATACCCGATCAAAATAATTTAAAACAAATCTTGCAAAACATAGTTCAACAAGGATATTTATTGGCCTATTATGAAGTATTACCATCATTTCATAGTATTTTTATAAGTCAGGTAACAGGTCAACCCATCAATGAAGTTATAAAGTATGAAAAAAATTGGTCTTATCATTTGGCGTGA
- the rmuC gene encoding DNA recombination protein RmuC encodes MVTYILIGVLIVVLIVFVFYYQKQFEKVLESIQRIDTLQRDEFARNRDELQKSLKDNRLELGQNMTQFKTELSQQFTLNKDDIHRQLEMFQKTLIQSFQDFNTYHAQKFSDLVRQYEQMRQDTEHKLEKVRETVEKKLESIQQENNKKLEEMRATVDEKLHNTLEKRLNDSFKLVSERLEQVHKGLGEMQSLASNVSDLKKVLSNVKQRGILGEIQLGAILENILSPEQYDKNIATKPHSREVVEYAIILPGKDEQNKPVYLPIDSKFPLDVYHHLLDAYENGDSSDIQTHRNLLTTAIKNAAKDINQKYIYPPHTTDFAIMFLPFEGLYAEVVRDSDLLRELQQTYHIIVAGPSTLAALLNSLQMGFRTLAIEKRSTEVWKLLQAVKTEFSNFEKVLNSAKDKIEKAGEEIEKLVGTRTRKINAKLKNIEALPESEAKKVLDITETTSEWEDDDVVN; translated from the coding sequence ATGGTTACCTATATTTTAATAGGTGTTTTAATTGTAGTTTTAATAGTTTTTGTCTTTTATTATCAAAAGCAGTTCGAAAAGGTGTTGGAAAGCATTCAACGAATTGATACACTACAACGAGATGAATTCGCTAGAAATCGAGACGAACTACAAAAATCCTTGAAAGACAATCGGCTTGAACTTGGGCAAAACATGACCCAGTTTAAAACCGAACTTTCCCAACAATTTACGCTCAACAAAGATGATATTCACCGTCAACTAGAAATGTTTCAAAAGACTCTTATTCAGAGTTTTCAAGATTTCAATACATATCACGCTCAAAAATTTTCGGATCTTGTCCGACAGTACGAACAAATGCGCCAAGACACTGAACATAAATTGGAAAAAGTTCGTGAAACCGTTGAAAAAAAACTCGAAAGCATACAGCAAGAGAACAACAAAAAACTAGAAGAAATGCGTGCGACTGTCGACGAAAAACTCCATAACACTCTAGAAAAACGGCTCAATGACTCATTCAAGCTCGTGAGCGAGCGACTTGAACAAGTACACAAGGGACTTGGGGAAATGCAAAGTTTGGCATCTAATGTAAGTGATCTCAAAAAGGTTCTGAGCAATGTCAAGCAACGCGGAATTTTAGGTGAAATTCAACTTGGTGCTATTCTCGAAAATATCCTCTCTCCAGAACAATATGATAAAAACATAGCCACAAAGCCCCATTCACGTGAAGTGGTGGAATATGCTATCATTTTACCGGGTAAAGACGAGCAAAATAAACCTGTCTATCTACCTATCGACTCTAAATTTCCATTAGATGTTTACCACCATCTTTTAGATGCTTACGAAAATGGGGATAGTAGCGACATTCAAACACACAGAAACCTCCTCACGACAGCTATTAAAAATGCAGCCAAAGACATTAATCAAAAATACATTTATCCGCCTCATACTACCGACTTTGCTATTATGTTTTTGCCATTTGAGGGACTCTATGCTGAAGTTGTCCGAGATTCAGACTTGTTGAGGGAACTACAACAAACATATCACATAATTGTAGCCGGCCCCAGTACATTGGCTGCTTTGCTTAACAGCTTGCAGATGGGTTTCCGCACCCTGGCAATCGAAAAACGCAGTACTGAGGTCTGGAAACTTCTCCAAGCCGTCAAAACCGAATTTAGTAACTTTGAAAAAGTTTTAAACAGCGCAAAAGATAAAATAGAAAAAGCAGGTGAAGAAATTGAAAAACTCGTTGGTACAAGAACTCGAAAAATCAATGCAAAGCTCAAAAACATTGAAGCTCTCCCTGAATCGGAAGCAAAAAAGGTCCTAGACATCACAGAAACTACATCAGAATGGGAAGATGATGACGTCGTGAATTAG